One genomic region from Vibrio sp. STUT-A11 encodes:
- a CDS encoding PepSY domain-containing protein — protein sequence MERKTLLASTMMIAGLLSFGAYASDPTCTEESPDNWMQFDAAQKMVESQGYKVKKFKQTDTGCYELYGYDTSGKRVEIYYNPVDMTIVKEEVDD from the coding sequence ATGGAACGTAAAACACTTTTAGCTTCAACAATGATGATCGCAGGACTACTTTCTTTTGGTGCTTATGCTTCTGACCCAACTTGTACTGAAGAGAGTCCGGATAACTGGATGCAATTCGACGCAGCTCAGAAAATGGTTGAGTCACAAGGTTATAAAGTTAAGAAATTTAAACAAACCGATACAGGATGCTACGAGTTATATGGCTACGACACCAGTGGTAAGCGTGTTGAAATCTATTACAACCCGGTTGATATGACGATAGTAAAAGAGGAAGTCGATGACTAA
- a CDS encoding cytochrome b/b6 domain-containing protein has protein sequence MTKKTQWDRVVKLTHWLVASLFLINYFITEDGSTLHQWVGYIAVGAVVLRLLWGCVAKPPARLTSFLPSVPKAIGHLKEVYQTRVDDHHGHNPAGAIMIWCMWIGLIAIGISGYLMETDRFWGEDWVKEIHEAAVNLTFVCVCVHIGAVFLMTRITGHSYLQNMLPGEREK, from the coding sequence ATGACTAAGAAAACTCAGTGGGATCGAGTCGTTAAACTCACCCACTGGCTTGTGGCTAGTTTGTTCTTGATAAACTATTTCATTACCGAGGACGGTAGCACTTTACACCAGTGGGTTGGGTATATTGCGGTTGGAGCCGTTGTCTTAAGGTTACTATGGGGATGTGTTGCCAAACCTCCGGCGCGTCTTACCTCCTTCTTACCCTCCGTTCCTAAAGCGATAGGGCATTTAAAAGAGGTGTATCAAACCCGAGTTGATGATCATCATGGTCACAATCCTGCAGGCGCGATAATGATTTGGTGCATGTGGATAGGACTAATAGCTATCGGAATCTCAGGGTATCTGATGGAAACAGACAGGTTCTGGGGAGAAGATTGGGTTAAAGAGATTCACGAGGCCGCAGTCAACTTAACCTTTGTGTGTGTTTGCGTTCACATTGGCGCTGTGTTTTTGATGACGCGAATTACTGGCCATTCCTACTTACAAAATATGCTTCCTGGCGAGCGAGAAAAATAG
- a CDS encoding PaaI family thioesterase — translation MQQGKAFQDQIPNNHCFGCGPENASGLQIKSHWVGENKSACTFIPSAHHCAGPTQLLNGGIISTVIDCHCICTAIAKGYQLEGREISSGEAVWYATGKLEVNYLKPVPIDRNVELVAIVEEINGNKMTVNCELYSGDVLCCTSQVTAVKVPNSWFIANKT, via the coding sequence ATGCAGCAGGGAAAAGCGTTTCAAGATCAGATACCAAATAACCACTGTTTTGGCTGTGGACCAGAGAATGCGTCTGGCTTACAAATTAAGAGCCATTGGGTGGGGGAAAATAAATCCGCTTGTACATTTATTCCGTCTGCTCATCACTGTGCAGGTCCTACACAGCTCCTAAATGGTGGGATCATTTCTACAGTGATTGATTGCCATTGTATCTGCACCGCAATTGCCAAAGGTTATCAGTTAGAAGGACGAGAAATTAGCTCAGGTGAAGCAGTATGGTACGCGACAGGGAAATTAGAAGTTAATTACCTCAAGCCAGTACCCATCGATAGAAATGTTGAGTTGGTGGCGATCGTAGAAGAAATCAACGGAAATAAGATGACAGTGAACTGCGAACTCTATTCTGGTGACGTTCTCTGTTGTACTAGTCAGGTGACCGCGGTCAAAGTACCTAATAGCTGGTTTATCGCCAATAAGACATAA
- a CDS encoding cysteine-rich CWC family protein, whose amino-acid sequence MKIKSVTPDPLVCPLCGQPNSCLNLGDKDITKSCWCNDPSIKFPEGLLSQVPEEKRRKACICKACALKYQNSIEES is encoded by the coding sequence TTGAAAATCAAATCCGTCACTCCAGACCCGCTTGTTTGCCCTCTGTGTGGACAGCCGAACTCCTGTCTCAATTTAGGTGATAAAGACATCACGAAATCGTGTTGGTGTAACGACCCGTCGATAAAATTTCCCGAAGGGCTCCTTTCCCAAGTTCCTGAAGAAAAAAGAAGAAAAGCATGTATTTGCAAAGCGTGCGCGTTAAAGTATCAGAACAGTATTGAAGAGAGTTAG
- a CDS encoding GNAT family N-acetyltransferase — MEIKEVSSISGLVAQLHALLTDCIESDASVGFLTPVDEQEVDAYWQSVEADIQAGSRKIFLAYDNGSVIGAVQLSLCSKANGSHRGEVEKLMVKTSARGQGVSKKLMSLMESSAEEIGLSLLVLDTRLGDIASSLYRAIGYNEAGQIPQFARSSSGELEATVYFYKLL, encoded by the coding sequence GTGGAAATAAAAGAAGTCAGTTCAATCTCTGGTTTGGTTGCTCAATTACATGCGCTTCTTACTGATTGCATAGAAAGTGATGCGTCAGTCGGATTTTTAACACCGGTTGATGAGCAGGAAGTCGATGCTTATTGGCAATCGGTAGAGGCGGATATTCAGGCTGGTTCCAGAAAGATCTTTTTAGCTTACGACAACGGAAGCGTTATTGGCGCAGTCCAGCTTTCTCTGTGCTCAAAAGCCAACGGTTCACACCGAGGTGAAGTTGAAAAGCTCATGGTCAAAACCAGTGCGAGAGGGCAAGGTGTAAGTAAAAAATTGATGTCGCTGATGGAAAGTTCAGCTGAAGAAATCGGCTTGTCTTTACTGGTATTAGACACACGACTCGGTGATATCGCATCCTCATTATATCGCGCTATTGGCTATAACGAAGCAGGGCAAATTCCTCAATTCGCGCGTAGCTCTAGTGGAGAACTCGAAGCGACAGTCTACTTCTACAAGTTATTGTAA
- a CDS encoding antibiotic biosynthesis monooxygenase has translation MSKVILKGYILVPESELQVVKKELENHTRLTLLEAGCITFRVIQSAENSLRFDVYEEFVDEAAFEAHQVRVKESHWGKVTKNVERHYEILLD, from the coding sequence ATGTCGAAAGTGATCTTGAAAGGATACATTTTGGTGCCAGAATCGGAATTGCAGGTGGTAAAGAAGGAACTAGAAAACCATACACGCCTGACCTTGCTAGAAGCTGGTTGCATTACGTTTCGTGTTATCCAAAGTGCAGAAAACTCATTGCGATTTGATGTGTACGAAGAGTTCGTCGACGAGGCTGCGTTCGAGGCTCACCAAGTAAGGGTGAAGGAGTCACATTGGGGCAAAGTGACCAAGAATGTAGAACGCCATTACGAGATATTGCTGGATTAA
- the guaD gene encoding guanine deaminase — protein MNHKSNVLYLKNTEPFSSDSMPKTMAIRASLLHFLEDPAKVTNPKHAFQYFEDGLLVVEDGLIKDVKAFSDSDTTQYAEIVDYRGKLIVPGFIDTHIHYPQTEMIASYGKQLLEWLENYTFPTEKQFEDKIHAKVISRFFINELLKNGTTSALVFGTVHPESIDALFEESLEKNMRIIAGKVMMDRNAPDYLLDTPESSYSDSKALIEKWHNHKRLQYAITPRFAPTSSREQLTAAGKLKAEFPDVYVQTHLSESKNEVEWVKSLFPEHEDYFSVYQHYGLAGDRSVFAHAIHLTEREWDAFDGTDSVISFCPTSNLFLGSGLFDLEKAEQKNVRVGLGTDVGAGTSFSQFQTLNEAYKVMQLQDKKLSPFKGLYLATLGGAKSLSIDDKVGNFEIGKEADFAVLDWAATDLQHLRQQHAKSLEDKLFALMILGDDRNVDATYVDGKLVYSSTDHLVTTLT, from the coding sequence ATGAACCACAAATCGAACGTTCTATACTTAAAGAATACTGAACCATTTTCTTCTGACTCGATGCCGAAAACAATGGCGATCCGTGCGAGCTTGCTCCACTTTCTCGAAGATCCCGCCAAGGTCACCAACCCCAAACACGCTTTTCAATATTTTGAAGACGGTCTGTTAGTCGTTGAAGATGGTCTCATCAAAGACGTGAAAGCGTTCAGCGATTCAGATACAACTCAATATGCCGAAATCGTGGATTATCGCGGCAAACTTATCGTGCCGGGCTTTATTGATACTCACATTCACTACCCTCAAACAGAGATGATTGCTTCGTATGGCAAGCAGCTACTTGAATGGTTAGAGAATTATACCTTCCCAACCGAGAAGCAGTTTGAAGACAAAATACATGCAAAAGTGATCTCCCGATTCTTTATTAATGAGCTGCTAAAAAACGGTACCACCAGCGCTTTAGTGTTTGGTACGGTTCATCCCGAATCCATCGATGCCCTGTTTGAAGAGTCGCTTGAGAAGAACATGCGCATTATTGCCGGTAAAGTGATGATGGATCGTAATGCACCGGACTACTTACTCGACACGCCAGAGTCTAGTTACAGTGATAGCAAGGCACTGATTGAGAAATGGCATAATCACAAACGTCTTCAATACGCCATTACCCCAAGGTTTGCTCCTACGTCGTCGCGTGAGCAATTAACGGCAGCTGGCAAACTCAAAGCAGAGTTCCCCGATGTTTACGTTCAAACTCACCTCTCTGAAAGCAAAAATGAAGTGGAATGGGTGAAGTCTCTTTTCCCTGAACACGAAGACTATTTTTCTGTCTACCAACACTACGGTCTGGCTGGTGATCGCTCCGTCTTTGCCCATGCGATTCATCTCACTGAACGGGAGTGGGATGCTTTTGACGGTACGGATTCTGTAATCTCGTTCTGTCCTACCTCGAATCTGTTTCTTGGTAGCGGGCTTTTCGACTTAGAGAAAGCAGAACAGAAGAATGTTCGTGTGGGATTAGGGACTGACGTCGGTGCTGGCACCAGTTTTAGCCAGTTTCAGACGTTAAATGAAGCTTATAAAGTCATGCAGCTACAAGATAAAAAACTGTCCCCATTCAAAGGATTGTACCTCGCGACTCTTGGCGGGGCGAAATCACTCAGTATCGACGACAAAGTTGGTAACTTTGAAATAGGCAAAGAAGCTGATTTTGCAGTCTTAGACTGGGCCGCAACAGACTTACAACACCTTCGACAGCAACATGCGAAAAGTTTAGAAGATAAGCTGTTCGCGCTGATGATATTAGGGGATGATCGAAACGTAGATGCCACCTACGTTGATGGTAAGCTGGTCTACTCCTCCACCGATCACTTAGTGACAACACTAACCTAA
- a CDS encoding aldo/keto reductase, whose translation MAEFILPSGNVIPQLGLGSWYMGEDPRSRQQEIDALRFGIEYGAKLIDCAEMYGEGEAERIAGEAMAGYRDRLYVVSKFYPHNASREGVIAACERSLTRLNTDYLDLYLLHWSGTVPFEETLEALYQLKTQGKIRDYGVSNLDIDELEDFCAADKVGLCATDQVLYNLSHREPEWAVKPFCDKHHMAMMAYCPLDQGALVHHPDLMNIAERHQATAAQIALAWLTRQKGVIAIPKSSSIARTKENLDSAKIVLTDEDIRELDKAFPAPANQHEGRIAIR comes from the coding sequence ATGGCTGAATTTATTTTACCCAGTGGTAATGTGATACCACAGTTGGGGCTGGGAAGTTGGTACATGGGCGAGGACCCACGATCGCGACAACAGGAAATCGACGCGTTACGCTTTGGTATTGAATATGGAGCGAAGTTAATCGACTGCGCAGAGATGTATGGCGAAGGTGAAGCCGAACGTATTGCTGGAGAAGCAATGGCTGGTTATCGTGACAGATTGTATGTGGTCAGCAAGTTTTATCCTCATAACGCTTCCCGAGAGGGTGTTATTGCGGCTTGTGAACGAAGTCTTACTCGATTAAATACGGATTATTTGGATCTTTATCTGCTTCATTGGTCAGGTACCGTCCCGTTTGAGGAAACGCTGGAAGCACTTTATCAGCTAAAAACCCAAGGCAAAATTCGTGACTATGGGGTGAGTAATCTTGATATCGATGAGCTGGAAGATTTCTGCGCGGCTGATAAGGTTGGACTATGCGCAACAGATCAAGTGCTCTATAACCTGTCGCATCGTGAACCTGAATGGGCGGTGAAACCGTTTTGCGACAAACACCACATGGCGATGATGGCTTATTGCCCGCTTGATCAAGGTGCTTTGGTACACCATCCAGATTTGATGAATATCGCGGAACGTCATCAAGCGACCGCAGCTCAAATTGCATTAGCCTGGCTCACTCGACAAAAGGGCGTGATTGCAATTCCTAAATCCAGCTCGATAGCAAGGACGAAAGAGAATCTAGATTCAGCAAAAATCGTATTGACCGATGAGGATATTCGAGAGCTAGACAAAGCCTTTCCTGCACCCGCTAACCAACATGAGGGTAGGATTGCCATTCGATGA
- a CDS encoding DeoR/GlpR family DNA-binding transcription regulator, producing MIPAERQRTILSLLSHQEVLSISDLTEHLGVSHMTIRRDIVKLESSGKVVSVSGGVQLAQVLHSELSHDAKVEQQADEKAHIAQIAATLIDKDATVYLDAGTTALSIAHRIVDREDLLVITNDFSIAAYLMTHSQCELYHTGGKVDRENQSSIGGKVAEFLAGMNIDIAFISSSSWSLKGLSTPNEGKVWVKKAIAKAAQTNYLITDSTKYGRVGSFHALDIEEFDGIITDQNLSQVVKVELMDKGLTVLDKLPSLG from the coding sequence ATGATTCCAGCAGAACGTCAAAGAACAATTTTGTCCCTTCTATCACATCAAGAAGTTCTCAGTATCTCCGATTTAACAGAGCATCTCGGTGTGTCACATATGACGATTCGTCGTGATATTGTGAAACTAGAGTCTTCGGGAAAAGTGGTCTCTGTTTCCGGCGGGGTGCAGCTTGCTCAGGTACTGCATAGTGAATTGTCACACGATGCGAAAGTAGAACAACAGGCTGATGAAAAGGCGCACATTGCTCAAATTGCCGCGACGTTAATTGATAAAGATGCCACAGTATATTTGGATGCAGGCACAACGGCGTTAAGTATTGCCCATCGAATCGTCGACCGAGAGGATCTACTGGTAATCACCAATGACTTTTCGATAGCGGCTTACCTAATGACCCATAGTCAATGTGAGCTATACCATACAGGTGGAAAGGTTGATCGCGAAAACCAATCGAGTATTGGCGGAAAGGTTGCTGAGTTCCTCGCGGGGATGAACATTGATATCGCCTTCATATCGTCTTCATCTTGGAGTCTAAAAGGATTATCTACACCCAATGAAGGCAAAGTGTGGGTAAAAAAAGCCATAGCAAAAGCGGCGCAAACAAACTACCTGATCACCGACTCTACAAAATATGGTCGTGTCGGTAGTTTCCACGCGTTAGATATTGAGGAGTTTGATGGCATCATCACCGATCAGAACCTATCGCAAGTCGTTAAAGTAGAGCTTATGGATAAAGGTTTGACCGTGCTTGATAAATTACCCTCTCTGGGCTGA